The Eremothecium cymbalariae DBVPG#7215 chromosome 1, complete sequence DNA segment GGCACATTTTCTGGGCAACTGAATGATGGTGCTGAGGTTTCTGTGAACGATATTCTAGACAAGTCTTTTGGCTCATGTTTGTTTGCATACCGTGACTCTGATGTACCTACAACGGCCAGACTAAGTTATGATTATGATAACACATTATTGAAGTTGCAAGTTGACAATAAAGTCTGTTTCCAAACCAAGAAGATTAAATTTCCTGAAGGCAAGTATCGAATTGGTGTGACGGCAGATAACAGCAAAACTTCTGAGTCTTTCGAGTTATTGAAATTCAATGTTTATTCTGGGCTCACAGATGGAGCCATGCTTCCAAACATCAATGCGATGCCGCAACCGCATACGATCACAAAAATAATTGACAAGGATACTGGTAAGGAAAAGCTAGTTGAGACATCATCATTTGAACTCTCTGGTATTGAGGTTACCAACTTAATGCTTTACCAAAAAATTGATAAGTTGGAAGGGAAAGTATTAGCTAACGATATTGGatatttaataaagaagGTTGAAGAATTGGCGAATTTACAGAGAGAAAATGCTATAAAAACCGAGCTCGTGCTAAATTCTTTCGAAAGATTTATCGAAGCTAGTAAAAATGGGGAAggtaaaaatattattgattcaGAAGTTTTCCAGGAGTTCATCAATGTCAATGCAGATCTCAAAGGATTATTAGATACTCAGCAACGTGAGAGGGAAGGTATAATGCATCGAAAGACTCTAGAAGTTTCAGGGCCACATGTCGATGAAATAATTGCAAAATTAACCATTTGGCTAATTCCTTTAGGTATTCTAATGTCTATCATGGCATACTATACTTTCAGGATTCGTCAGGATATCGTAAAGGCGAAACTACTATAGACTTGGATTTCATCCATGtgttcattttttgaagtaAACTATATTTTAACAATGGGATAAAtaagtttttgttttatctTGCAAATACTGGAATTAAAGACTGTTGAACTACTTATACTTCCGCTCCTCTACATAAGGTGGCTTTAAACCGCTAATATTAGAATGATTTAAGAAATTGGCGTTCGGTTTTCTGCGAGTTGTATGCACAATCTCAACATTCCTCTCTTCTCCATAAACTGTTTCAGTCTCAGCATGATTAAGAACGGCAGTTAGATACCTGTTTTTAAAGACATCTACTTGATCTACAGTTAGACCAAGTGGTGCTCCGGATTTATATTGCCAATATTTTGTCCACTTAACTTCTCTTACTTGTCGTATCTTTCCCAAGCCTGTGTTCAAGTTGACTGAATCGTGTATGTGCTCTAGTTCTCGAACTTGGTTCGGTGTAAGTCTTCTTAGTCTATGGAGCAGTCGCTTTTTTTCATAATACGGTAAACCCCTGGATGTGCGTCCAAGATTTGAACCTGGAGGAGCTAAAGGCAGAGATTCAAATTTCCAGCCATTGATGTTCAAAGAATGGTCCCTTTCTGATACATGTTCCTTAGGCTCCTCTGAACGTTTAGATGGTCTACCAACAGGCCCATTTGGGATGGTTTCAATAGATTTGTGTTTACCAATTGGAATATCTTGTATGTTATTCTGAACAGCGTTTATGAAAGAATTTTTGTAATGATATTTCGGGATTTTGTAGTTCAGGCTTAATTCAAGAGAACCATTTATAGTCTGGCCTGGTACAATAACGGAAATGTGTTCCCCTCTGGAATGTTCTTTCGCATATTCATGCCTGATTTCCAAAGATGGCTGTTCTTGAATAGTTGGATATGGGCTTTCCCATTTATTTAACCAGttaacatcatcattatcattatcatcatcgtaAGCGTCCTCTGTTGTAGGAACAGgttttaattcatttaCCATAGCTACCTGGGATTTTGACAACGGAAATACGCGAGAGTGTATTGAGAAACCCTGTTCCTTCAATAGTTGTTCCCAATAATCATCGATAATTCTGCAACCGAATACAACTATAGATGCCCCAAAACAAATGAATGCAGATAGTGCAGTAACGTAAGTTATTTCACTGTCGGTGTTGTTAATGAGCCCTTTatcctttaaaaagttCTTTTCATCGTCCGTTGCATGTATAGGATAAAATTGATCATATTTATCCAGAAATTCTCGTTGATCACCTTCAAAGTGCACCACCTTAATAAGATCCTCAATtaacaaatacaaatttGGAACTCTATTAGGAAACTGGAAAGTGCTAATTAAATAACGTCTTCCACCTATTAGCCTCCCACTTTTATCCACTTTAGCTTCACCTGCCTGATCAAATTTGGACATGTAATATGCATCGTTTGATGCGGTAAGTCTGGTCTTTATCACATATGGTAGTAGACTGGGTTGCTTCGCAGGAGGTTTGTCTAATGGTCCGCTAACCAATTCCTTATCATGACGAATTTGAGTACAATGTTTTAGGACATGGAGTCTATGTTCTTGGGTTGTTCGGTTATTAACCTTAAATACGACCCCAAAACTTTCTTCAGACCTTCGAACATTCATTATTTTGCCTCTAGTTATGTATACATGAACACTAATACTTGGTTCGTTCCATCGCCTTACAACGAAAATACTTTTCAGTCATTAATGCGAGTAAATAAGCATTCACAACGAAAGGTGAATCACCATCATTTATCACTTTATACGTCAATACATTATTCGATTTAGTGCCGCTCTCAAAATAAAACGGTAATTTTAGGTtacaaaataattgatAAATTAACCGAGATAAAATGTTTGTTATAGTTGAGATAATTTAAGCTATAAAATACCTCgttcatttttatcaagCACGTGTTGGAGGTTTAAGGTGTCTTAATATACTTTTGCTAATGATATTAATGTTCGCCTCTTCTTGGATTCAGATGCACCCTATGGTTTAAAGCTATAGTTCTATTGTATTTGTTAGCGATAAAATATAGCGTTCTGAAGCTAATGATAAAATGAGATAATGTGACTCGGTCAGGTTTTAGATGGCTGTTTGATCAACTGCCTATGTACTGATAATTTTCACTACAGGCGTAAGGTTTAGTATTGAAAACGGAGAAGAGGTAATTATATAGATATTATAAAAACGTTCTCATAGTATTGCCACTTTAGGTACTATAAATAATTGTAttgattattatttatatttatgtcTTAAGTTCTGACTGAGATATCCTCAAAGCGCCAAATTAGGAGCataatatatcaaatactGATATAATTCTTAACTTCTGTCAAAGATATAAACTAAATTACTAGAATAAATGGGCTTTGCAAAGTTTGaattgaagttgaaaatcCTCATATACACTATTCTATTCTATTCTAttcttatttttgtttcattaaCCATTAGATTATAAAACCAGCTGCTTTAGTTGACAAATAATTAGGTAACAACGGACATTATTGATTTgttaatgatattatatCTCTCTTCAATTACCTTATTTTCAGTATCGCATGCATTGAATTGAGAATTCAGtaaaactttttttcttcaataagctatactaataataataagagGGGGAAaccaatatatttatattcgAAAAATTATCAATAATTGATATGTTAATGATAAGAGCCATCGTAGCACACTctatattataaatatatgaaatatttaaagaTGATATATAAAATGATATTTTCCGATTGGTATATTGCATATAGTACTTGGGCTATTACCTATAATAATTAAAGTATCCTATTTTGGATACTGTTGATTCATAATGATTTAGGTCTGAAGAAAATATCTAAGGGCTGTAAATattatgaagaatattgACACATTTGCAGgacatattattaatatacgtttataaaagaaatatcaataaGATAATGATAGCTTTATCATTAAAGTAAATAATACAGAAATTAATGTGCATTCATAACCTAGcaattttatttataactttcatatttgtatttttttcaaaaaatagAATAAGGGCACCGTGATGACTACGCTCTAATTAAtgatatcaaaaacagcTTTAATTATTTACACctgaataatatttattgccactatattatatttaaacatttattattgttgaattaatGTTATAGTAATATTTGTTGCTATCTAGTATTATTAGAATTTCTTTTATACAGATAAAAGTGTTATTAGAGGGAACATATAATTAAATTATCGTAGAAATTCGAttacttttttcttttccaatCTTTACACTAGAACACTTCGAGCAGTTAGTTACCTGAATGATTGGCTTT contains these protein-coding regions:
- the SWP82 gene encoding Swp82p (similar to Ashbya gossypii ABR244C), whose protein sequence is MNVRRSEESFGVVFKVNNRTTQEHRLHVLKHCTQIRHDKELVSGPLDKPPAKQPSLLPYVIKTRLTASNDAYYMSKFDQAGEAKVDKSGRLIGGRRYLISTFQFPNRVPNLYLLIEDLIKVVHFEGDQREFLDKYDQFYPIHATDDEKNFLKDKGLINNTDSEITYVTALSAFICFGASIVVFGCRIIDDYWEQLLKEQGFSIHSRVFPLSKSQVAMVNELKPVPTTEDAYDDDNDNDDVNWLNKWESPYPTIQEQPSLEIRHEYAKEHSRGEHISVIVPGQTINGSLELSLNYKIPKYHYKNSFINAVQNNIQDIPIGKHKSIETIPNGPVGRPSKRSEEPKEHVSERDHSLNINGWKFESLPLAPPGSNLGRTSRGLPYYEKKRLLHRLRRLTPNQVRELEHIHDSVNLNTGLGKIRQVREVKWTKYWQYKSGAPLGLTVDQVDVFKNRYLTAVLNHAETETVYGEERNVEIVHTTRRKPNANFLNHSNISGLKPPYVEERKYK
- a CDS encoding uncharacterized protein (similar to Ashbya gossypii ABR243W); this encodes MKARFIVSLVVSLLIGVSYAHSINSAVSSLLDKDFSLVELTQQTSLPATWSIGEGAEFKDGRIILTSDQNPKGSLWPKNNYDLKDSFTIEWTFRSKLFRGESNGGIAFWVVQEGHDNKKLFGGPSTFDGLQLLVSSIEHGGTFSGQLNDGAEVSVNDILDKSFGSCLFAYRDSDVPTTARLSYDYDNTLLKLQVDNKVCFQTKKIKFPEGKYRIGVTADNSKTSESFELLKFNVYSGLTDGAMLPNINAMPQPHTITKIIDKDTGKEKLVETSSFELSGIEVTNLMLYQKIDKLEGKVLANDIGYLIKKVEELANLQRENAIKTELVLNSFERFIEASKNGEGKNIIDSEVFQEFINVNADLKGLLDTQQREREGIMHRKTLEVSGPHVDEIIAKLTIWLIPLGILMSIMAYYTFRIRQDIVKAKLL